In Treponema primitia ZAS-2, a genomic segment contains:
- a CDS encoding tetratricopeptide repeat protein produces MKVKKEMVVGIIVIILIATGLFTYIGRQRSKGRDALAREIISFNPQNGPPETIEGLRTAIRAYETKIQQHVKDAAQTGVYWKILANRLQDKGLHGEALDALERAIYYKPTDASLFYQVGISAGVMAKSALDFNGAPGEARERYYALAEEGHLRALSLDERYVKPMYGLAVLYVFELNRPREAIPYLQKNLAISPDTDAMFVLARAYVMTESFTEAVKVYEDIVSFTKDPDKRNEAQVNRQLVLDRLYE; encoded by the coding sequence ATGAAAGTCAAAAAGGAAATGGTCGTTGGCATTATTGTAATTATCCTCATTGCTACAGGATTGTTTACCTATATCGGACGCCAGCGGAGCAAGGGCCGGGACGCCCTGGCCAGGGAGATAATTTCCTTTAATCCCCAGAACGGTCCCCCGGAAACCATTGAGGGCCTGCGGACCGCCATACGGGCCTATGAAACCAAGATCCAGCAGCATGTTAAAGACGCCGCCCAGACCGGGGTTTACTGGAAGATACTGGCTAACCGGCTCCAGGACAAGGGGCTCCATGGTGAGGCCCTGGACGCCCTGGAGCGGGCCATCTATTATAAGCCCACAGATGCCTCCCTGTTTTACCAGGTGGGAATTTCCGCCGGGGTAATGGCCAAGTCCGCCCTGGATTTTAACGGGGCGCCCGGAGAGGCCCGGGAGCGCTACTATGCCCTTGCCGAAGAGGGCCACCTTAGGGCACTATCCCTGGACGAGCGTTATGTGAAGCCCATGTACGGCTTGGCAGTGCTCTATGTCTTTGAACTGAACCGGCCCAGGGAGGCCATACCCTATTTGCAGAAAAATTTGGCAATCAGCCCCGATACGGACGCCATGTTTGTCCTGGCCAGGGCCTATGTCATGACCGAATCCTTCACCGAGGCGGTGAAGGTCTACGAAGACATTGTTTCCTTTACCAAGGATCCTGATAAACGGAACGAGGCCCAGGTAAACCGGCAGTTGGTATTGGACAGGTTATATGAATAA
- the dprA gene encoding DNA-processing protein DprA, giving the protein MNKRGLLDLIINRIPGLGSREKIFLGEKFDREGDFTILSKKDVEALINRPLQAPWDMGTLRGLAERDASLGRLRGIAWVSHGDPRYPPLLRELWDPPALLFFRGILPDPEKPLIAVVGTRRPSGQAAAQAYDISRDLARGGAVVVSGLALGIDALAHRGNLDGGAPTVAVLGSGLDQIYPASNRPLAGRILEAGGSLVSEFSPEMGPRSWTFPARNRIISGLARSVLIVEAPQRSGALITARFALEQGRDLMTASAGVSSSLGVGTRKLAEEGAKVISGAEEIFEEWGMVPGPRTGAMPGSVERMYENGVGLALSLARSLNIVCEE; this is encoded by the coding sequence ATGAATAAAAGGGGTTTGCTGGATCTGATCATTAACCGTATTCCTGGCCTGGGCAGCCGGGAAAAAATATTCCTGGGTGAAAAATTTGACCGGGAGGGGGATTTTACCATACTTTCAAAGAAGGATGTTGAAGCCCTTATAAACCGGCCCTTGCAAGCTCCCTGGGATATGGGCACCCTCCGGGGTCTGGCTGAACGGGACGCTTCCCTGGGGCGGCTGCGGGGCATTGCCTGGGTATCCCATGGGGATCCCCGGTACCCGCCTTTGCTCCGGGAGCTTTGGGATCCCCCGGCTCTGCTCTTTTTCCGGGGGATACTGCCGGACCCGGAAAAGCCCCTGATCGCAGTGGTGGGAACCCGGCGGCCTTCCGGGCAGGCTGCGGCCCAGGCCTACGATATATCCCGGGACCTTGCCCGGGGAGGTGCCGTGGTGGTTTCCGGCCTGGCCCTGGGTATCGACGCCCTGGCCCACCGGGGTAACCTGGACGGCGGGGCGCCTACGGTGGCAGTGCTGGGTTCCGGGCTGGACCAGATCTACCCCGCTTCGAACCGGCCTCTGGCAGGGCGTATCCTTGAAGCTGGGGGCTCCCTGGTGAGTGAATTTTCCCCGGAAATGGGGCCCCGGAGCTGGACTTTTCCCGCCCGGAACCGGATCATTTCCGGCCTTGCCCGGAGCGTGCTGATAGTGGAGGCGCCCCAGCGATCCGGGGCACTGATAACTGCCCGGTTTGCCCTGGAACAGGGCAGGGACCTGATGACAGCCTCCGCGGGGGTTTCCTCCTCTCTGGGGGTGGGGACCAGAAAGCTGGCCGAAGAGGGCGCCAAGGTAATAAGCGGCGCCGAAGAGATTTTTGAGGAATGGGGAATGGTTCCTGGGCCAAGGACTGGGGCAATGCCCGGGTCCGTAGAAAGGATGTACGAAAATGGAGTCGGACTGGCCTTGAGCCTTGCCCGATCCCTTAATATTGTTTGCGAGGAATAG
- the topA gene encoding type I DNA topoisomerase — translation MAVKTEKIETTKKAEKKVKGKKAGKERKILVIVESPAKAKTIEKYLGPSYTVKASMGHLIDLPKSRIAIDVENNFEPEYITVRGRAKLLKELQGDAKKADTVLLASDNDREGEAIAWHLRNAIIAKTDKVPIRRISFNEITPVAIKAAVANPTDIDESKVNAQKARRVLDRLVGYNLSPLLWKKVKNGLSAGRVQSVALRLICEREKEVETFIPEEYWTLEADFKTSKTVFTAQLVSWKGAKPDLKNEGDVKSIVDQITGLDCSVLDIRETDKTVKPKPPFTTSQLQQTAANRLGFTSKKTMQIAQQLYEGVNIGSSRIGLITYMRTDSVRISQTALDEVRTWIGEKYPKDLPEKVVEYVMGKKAQDAHEAIRPTYVSYLPDDMKDHLTRDQLRLYTIIWERFVSSQMNPAKTKTVSTDIKAGEGIFRIAGTKIVEKGFYRVLKLLNTKEEKGSSYPVLKIGDIVTADKFSPEQHFTQGPPRYTDATIIKTLEDKGIGRPSTYAPIISVLIDRYYVTRPNKQLVPTLVGRMICDMLVENFSTVVDVAFTADMENKLDEVEESHILWPDMIRGFYQPFKDQVDLVDKSLESFKGSLDEATDYVCEKCGKPMIKKLGRFGFFLACSGFPECRNTKSIPLAKCPKCGGDIVARKTRGRGKEFYGCTNYPDCDFISHFKPLNQDCPKCGHFLVEKYDKKNGNHKACINPECDYLHSDDDEETADAE, via the coding sequence ATGGCTGTAAAGACCGAAAAGATCGAAACGACCAAGAAGGCCGAAAAGAAAGTAAAGGGCAAAAAAGCTGGGAAGGAACGGAAAATTCTGGTCATTGTGGAATCCCCGGCCAAAGCTAAAACTATCGAAAAATATCTCGGCCCCAGCTACACCGTGAAAGCTTCCATGGGCCACCTCATCGATCTTCCCAAGTCAAGAATAGCCATTGATGTGGAAAATAACTTTGAGCCTGAATACATCACCGTCCGCGGCCGGGCAAAGCTGCTGAAGGAACTCCAGGGGGACGCCAAAAAAGCTGACACCGTGCTCCTGGCAAGTGATAATGACCGGGAAGGGGAGGCCATAGCCTGGCATTTGCGGAATGCGATTATTGCAAAGACCGACAAGGTTCCTATCCGGCGTATCAGTTTTAATGAGATAACCCCGGTGGCGATCAAGGCTGCAGTTGCCAATCCCACTGACATAGACGAATCCAAGGTGAATGCCCAGAAAGCCCGGCGGGTACTGGACCGCCTGGTGGGGTACAACCTTTCCCCCCTGCTCTGGAAAAAGGTGAAAAACGGCCTTTCTGCGGGCCGGGTCCAATCGGTGGCCCTCAGGCTTATCTGTGAACGGGAGAAAGAAGTAGAGACCTTCATCCCCGAAGAGTACTGGACCCTGGAGGCGGATTTCAAAACCAGTAAAACAGTGTTTACCGCCCAGCTGGTTTCCTGGAAGGGGGCCAAGCCGGATCTTAAAAACGAAGGGGACGTGAAGAGCATTGTTGATCAGATTACCGGACTGGACTGCTCGGTCCTGGATATACGGGAAACCGATAAGACCGTGAAGCCCAAGCCCCCCTTTACCACATCCCAGCTTCAGCAGACTGCGGCAAACCGTCTGGGCTTCACCAGCAAGAAAACTATGCAGATAGCCCAGCAGCTTTACGAAGGGGTGAATATCGGCAGTTCTCGGATAGGGCTTATCACCTATATGCGCACCGATTCTGTGCGTATTTCTCAAACAGCCCTGGATGAGGTCCGCACCTGGATTGGGGAGAAGTACCCCAAGGATCTGCCGGAAAAAGTGGTGGAATATGTAATGGGCAAAAAAGCCCAGGATGCCCATGAAGCGATACGGCCCACATACGTAAGCTATCTCCCGGATGATATGAAGGATCATCTGACCCGGGATCAACTCAGGCTTTATACAATCATCTGGGAGCGTTTTGTTTCCAGCCAGATGAATCCTGCCAAAACTAAAACTGTCAGTACGGACATAAAAGCCGGGGAGGGGATCTTCCGGATCGCAGGTACTAAAATTGTGGAAAAAGGTTTCTATAGGGTTTTGAAGCTTCTCAATACTAAAGAAGAAAAGGGGAGCTCCTACCCGGTCCTGAAGATTGGGGATATAGTGACGGCGGATAAATTCTCCCCCGAACAGCACTTTACCCAAGGGCCGCCCCGGTACACCGATGCGACCATCATAAAGACCCTGGAGGATAAGGGCATTGGGCGGCCTTCAACCTATGCGCCTATTATCTCGGTGCTCATTGACAGGTATTATGTAACCCGGCCCAATAAACAGCTGGTTCCCACCCTGGTAGGAAGGATGATCTGCGATATGCTGGTGGAAAATTTTTCCACTGTGGTGGACGTTGCCTTTACTGCGGATATGGAAAATAAGCTGGACGAGGTGGAAGAAAGCCACATCCTCTGGCCCGACATGATCCGCGGCTTCTATCAGCCCTTTAAGGACCAGGTGGACCTGGTGGACAAATCCCTGGAATCCTTCAAGGGTTCCCTGGACGAAGCGACCGATTATGTCTGTGAAAAATGCGGTAAGCCCATGATAAAAAAACTGGGCCGTTTCGGATTTTTCCTTGCATGCTCAGGCTTCCCGGAGTGCAGAAATACTAAGTCCATACCCCTGGCCAAGTGCCCCAAATGCGGGGGGGACATCGTAGCCCGGAAAACCCGGGGCCGGGGCAAGGAATTTTACGGCTGCACCAATTACCCGGACTGTGATTTTATCAGCCACTTTAAGCCCCTGAATCAGGACTGCCCCAAGTGCGGGCATTTCCTGGTGGAAAAATACGACAAGAAAAACGGGAACCATAAGGCGTGTATCAATCCTGAATGCGACTATCTCCATTCCGATGATGATGAGGAGACTGCTGATGCCGAATAG
- a CDS encoding tyrosine recombinase, translating into MPNRAGVLPAAAKTGTVTVNTNTENYIREYLSYLSAVRGISERTRHAYEGDLLRFAAYCENRETTAETAVPYEVQGFIGDLSAEGMASVSVNRALSSVRGFYRWLIRFGLRKDNPAGNLRNIKTPKTLPVFLWEGEMADFADLPDTAGILWPLRDKALILTMYSAGLRISELVSLSLKALERDLSGGRVIGKGDKERIVFFSDEAKEAIAEYLPARQNRIKAEHPTDRLFVNRRGGPISVAGVRWIIAKYAERSGLQKNVHPHALRHSFATHLVNAGCDVRIVQELLGHASLSTTQRYTHVDMERLKKVYVKAHPHGKRKTQ; encoded by the coding sequence ATGCCGAATAGGGCGGGTGTGCTTCCGGCGGCGGCCAAAACAGGCACCGTTACTGTGAACACAAATACTGAAAATTATATCCGCGAATACCTGAGCTACCTTTCTGCGGTCCGGGGGATATCCGAGCGGACCCGCCATGCCTACGAGGGGGATCTGCTCCGGTTTGCCGCGTACTGTGAAAACCGGGAAACCACGGCGGAAACCGCAGTTCCCTACGAAGTTCAGGGCTTTATCGGGGATCTCAGCGCTGAGGGTATGGCTTCGGTGAGCGTGAACCGGGCACTTTCCTCGGTCAGAGGATTTTACCGCTGGCTCATACGCTTCGGCCTCCGCAAGGATAACCCCGCAGGAAACCTCAGAAACATCAAAACCCCTAAAACCCTCCCGGTATTTCTCTGGGAAGGGGAGATGGCGGACTTCGCTGATCTGCCTGATACGGCGGGCATACTCTGGCCTTTGCGGGATAAGGCCCTGATTCTGACCATGTATTCTGCGGGGCTCCGTATTTCCGAGCTGGTGAGTCTGTCCCTGAAAGCCCTGGAACGGGATCTCAGCGGGGGCAGGGTTATCGGAAAGGGAGACAAGGAACGGATCGTGTTTTTTTCCGATGAGGCAAAGGAAGCTATCGCAGAATACCTGCCTGCCCGGCAGAACCGGATCAAGGCGGAGCATCCCACGGACCGGCTTTTTGTCAACCGCCGGGGCGGCCCTATCTCTGTGGCAGGGGTACGGTGGATTATCGCTAAATACGCCGAACGCTCGGGTCTGCAGAAGAACGTGCACCCCCATGCGCTCAGGCACAGTTTTGCTACCCACCTGGTTAACGCAGGCTGTGATGTGCGTATAGTCCAGGAACTTTTAGGCCATGCAAGCCTGTCCACAACCCAGCGCTATACCCATGTGGATATGGAACGGTTAAAAAAAGTATATGTCAAAGCGCATCCCCACGGGAAAAGGAAAACCCAATGA
- the hslV gene encoding ATP-dependent protease subunit HslV, whose product MKNKSNELQGNGTGKFRSTTVLAVRRDGKVAMAGDGQVTLGETVMKNNARKVRRLLDGKVLCGFAGATADAFTLFDRFEEKLKEYSGDLARAAVELAQAWRTDRALRKLEAMLLVADKAKTLLISGTGDVVEPAENALAIGSGGNYAYAAALAFLEGSSYSAAEIAEKSLRIAGSICIYTNGNITLEELD is encoded by the coding sequence ATGAAGAATAAAAGTAATGAACTACAAGGGAATGGTACCGGAAAATTTCGCTCAACCACAGTATTGGCAGTACGCCGGGACGGCAAGGTTGCCATGGCCGGGGATGGCCAGGTAACTCTGGGGGAGACGGTGATGAAGAACAATGCCCGCAAGGTCAGGCGTCTTCTGGACGGCAAGGTCCTCTGCGGCTTTGCCGGGGCCACTGCCGACGCCTTTACCCTCTTTGACCGGTTTGAGGAAAAACTCAAGGAGTATTCCGGTGACCTTGCCCGGGCGGCGGTGGAGCTTGCCCAGGCCTGGCGCACCGACCGGGCCCTCAGGAAGTTGGAAGCCATGCTCCTGGTGGCGGACAAAGCCAAGACCCTGCTCATCTCCGGCACCGGGGATGTGGTGGAGCCTGCGGAAAACGCCCTGGCCATAGGCTCCGGGGGCAATTACGCCTATGCTGCGGCCCTGGCCTTTCTGGAAGGCAGCAGTTATTCTGCGGCAGAAATCGCCGAGAAGAGCCTTAGAATAGCAGGAAGCATCTGTATCTATACCAATGGGAATATTACCCTGGAGGAGCTGGACTGA
- the hslU gene encoding ATP-dependent protease ATPase subunit HslU has protein sequence MSEKNLDRLTPREIVAELDKYIVGQKKAKRAVAVALRNRIRRLKLDPEVREDIAPKNILMIGPTGVGKTEIARRLAKLAGSPFIKVEATKYTEVGYVGRDVESMIRDLMAAGVQMVKQEMQETVTAEAEKRAEEALLDLLLPGTGKKPKEPKTPDGPVVRPMGAFSINPNNGGGNGASFMGAAIQVGIPVSRKQSGDTPELTADSEQTETLNDSAGSTGNQKDFGNTNDSRNQKDSTREKFRAMLRDGKLEDRLVEITISQNPQFPIEMMGGGGMEDLENSLSGIAGFFGGGKKKKLLPVSRAREILKAEESEKLIDRDRVSDEARQRVCETGIVFIDEIDKIAVKGDRGGGPDVSREGVQRDILPIVEGATVNTKWGPVDTSHILFIAAGAFNVSKPSDLIPELQGRFPLRVELESLGKDEFLRILTEPKNALTKQYIDLLGTEDVTIDFVPEAIERLAALAADVNSRLENIGARRLHTIMEALLEELSFEAPDIAPTKISITEAYVNERLNDLVVDNDLGRYIL, from the coding sequence ATGAGCGAAAAAAACCTGGACCGGCTTACCCCCCGGGAAATCGTTGCGGAACTGGACAAGTATATTGTGGGCCAGAAAAAAGCCAAGCGGGCGGTGGCAGTAGCCCTGCGGAACCGTATCCGGCGGCTCAAGCTGGACCCGGAAGTGCGGGAGGACATTGCCCCCAAGAACATACTCATGATAGGCCCTACGGGGGTGGGGAAAACCGAAATTGCCCGGCGCTTAGCAAAACTGGCGGGTTCCCCTTTCATAAAAGTGGAGGCCACCAAGTACACCGAGGTAGGCTATGTGGGCCGGGACGTGGAATCCATGATCCGGGACCTCATGGCCGCAGGGGTGCAGATGGTAAAACAGGAGATGCAGGAAACGGTCACCGCGGAAGCGGAAAAACGGGCCGAAGAAGCGCTGTTGGATCTCCTCCTCCCGGGTACCGGAAAAAAACCCAAGGAGCCAAAGACCCCGGACGGCCCGGTGGTACGGCCCATGGGAGCCTTTTCCATCAACCCCAATAACGGCGGCGGAAACGGAGCTTCCTTTATGGGCGCCGCCATCCAAGTGGGGATACCGGTATCCCGGAAGCAAAGCGGTGACACCCCTGAGCTTACGGCAGATTCGGAACAAACAGAAACCCTGAATGATTCTGCGGGAAGTACCGGAAACCAAAAAGACTTCGGGAACACTAATGATTCAAGAAATCAAAAAGACTCTACCCGTGAAAAATTCCGGGCCATGCTCCGGGATGGAAAACTTGAGGACCGGCTGGTTGAGATCACCATAAGCCAGAACCCCCAGTTTCCCATTGAAATGATGGGCGGCGGCGGCATGGAAGACCTGGAAAACAGCCTTTCGGGTATCGCCGGATTTTTCGGCGGCGGCAAGAAAAAGAAGCTGCTTCCGGTCAGCCGGGCCAGGGAAATCCTAAAAGCCGAGGAATCGGAAAAACTCATAGACCGTGACCGGGTAAGCGACGAAGCCCGGCAGCGGGTCTGCGAAACCGGCATCGTATTTATTGATGAGATCGACAAGATCGCCGTAAAGGGCGACCGGGGAGGGGGGCCCGATGTTTCTCGGGAAGGGGTACAGCGGGACATACTGCCCATAGTCGAAGGCGCCACGGTGAACACCAAGTGGGGCCCCGTGGACACCAGTCACATCCTCTTCATTGCAGCCGGGGCCTTCAATGTCAGCAAGCCCTCGGACCTGATCCCGGAACTCCAAGGCCGCTTCCCCTTGCGGGTGGAACTGGAATCCCTGGGCAAGGATGAATTCCTCCGTATCCTCACGGAGCCGAAAAACGCCCTGACCAAGCAGTACATCGACCTGCTGGGTACCGAGGATGTGACAATCGACTTTGTCCCTGAAGCCATTGAACGCCTGGCAGCCCTGGCTGCGGACGTGAATTCCCGGCTGGAAAACATAGGCGCCCGCCGGCTTCATACCATCATGGAGGCCCTTCTGGAGGAACTTTCCTTTGAGGCTCCGGATATTGCACCCACAAAAATTTCCATCACCGAAGCCTATGTGAACGAGCGGCTCAACGACCTGGTGGTGGACAACGACCTGGGGAGATATATCCTGTGA
- the flgB gene encoding flagellar basal body rod protein FlgB: MISNNFEKTVDLLHRSMDAALIRRDVIANNLANSEVPNFKRSNVNFESELKRALETEKQRPALDLTLTNPKHIPNWRERDYRDVEPRRVLDYTSTSKNNGNNVDAEQEVMLALENQMMYTLLAQAQTFEFSQINMVLR; this comes from the coding sequence ATGATATCGAATAACTTTGAAAAAACTGTGGATCTCCTGCACCGCTCCATGGATGCAGCCCTGATCCGCCGGGATGTGATAGCCAATAACCTTGCTAACTCGGAAGTTCCCAATTTTAAGCGGTCCAATGTGAACTTTGAGAGCGAGCTTAAGCGAGCCCTGGAAACAGAAAAACAGCGGCCCGCCCTGGACCTGACCCTGACTAATCCCAAGCACATCCCCAACTGGCGTGAGCGGGATTACCGGGACGTGGAACCCCGGCGGGTACTGGACTATACCAGTACGTCCAAAAACAACGGGAACAATGTGGACGCCGAGCAGGAAGTGATGCTGGCCCTGGAAAACCAGATGATGTATACCCTTCTGGCCCAGGCCCAGACTTTTGAATTCAGCCAGATCAATATGGTCTTGAGATAA
- the flgC gene encoding flagellar basal body rod protein FlgC: MGLFSSINIAATGMSAERLRSDVIADNMANASTTRTAEGGPFRRSRVVLRPRVEQPYWRSPFLPDMMDNGPGQGVRVAEIQKDTTPNRLVYDPTHPDAIKAGPQAGYVEMPNVDVVTEMVDMIAATRAYEANASIIEGSKTMFLRALDIGSR, from the coding sequence ATGGGACTTTTCAGTTCGATTAACATAGCTGCCACGGGGATGAGTGCCGAACGGCTCCGCTCGGATGTGATCGCCGACAACATGGCCAATGCCTCCACCACCCGTACCGCCGAGGGGGGACCCTTCCGCCGGAGCCGGGTGGTGCTGCGGCCCCGGGTTGAACAGCCCTACTGGCGTTCGCCTTTTCTGCCGGACATGATGGACAACGGCCCAGGACAGGGGGTCCGGGTGGCGGAGATACAAAAGGACACCACCCCGAACCGTCTGGTCTACGATCCCACCCACCCGGATGCAATTAAAGCCGGACCCCAGGCTGGGTACGTGGAGATGCCCAACGTTGATGTGGTCACCGAAATGGTGGATATGATCGCGGCGACCCGGGCTTATGAAGCAAACGCTTCTATTATAGAAGGTTCCAAGACAATGTTTCTGCGGGCCCTGGATATAGGCAGCAGATAA
- the fliE gene encoding flagellar hook-basal body complex protein FliE has translation MTIYKPELVSGDKVPMAITNPKHLVPQGGPFSIGGKLAAGQGSLISEMGNTIGAEAVLGTGSFEDVMLRALDRVSGEQQFSADLTQRAIIEPGSVDVHDITTAQAKANMSLNIARTVLSRVVQGWKDIINTR, from the coding sequence ATGACAATTTACAAACCTGAACTGGTAAGCGGGGACAAGGTCCCCATGGCGATAACAAATCCCAAGCACCTGGTACCCCAGGGCGGGCCCTTCTCAATCGGCGGCAAACTTGCGGCCGGCCAGGGCTCCCTGATTTCCGAAATGGGAAACACCATTGGCGCCGAGGCGGTTCTCGGCACCGGCAGCTTTGAGGATGTGATGCTCCGGGCCCTGGACAGGGTCAGCGGGGAGCAGCAGTTTTCAGCGGATTTAACCCAAAGGGCCATCATTGAGCCTGGTTCCGTGGATGTCCATGACATAACCACCGCCCAGGCCAAGGCCAATATGTCATTGAACATAGCCCGGACCGTACTGAGCCGTGTGGTCCAGGGTTGGAAGGACATAATCAATACAAGATAA